The following are from one region of the Candidatus Methylomirabilota bacterium genome:
- a CDS encoding glucose 1-dehydrogenase, translated as MTGELAGRSALVTGAGQGIGRAVALALARAGADVAVNDIMPEAAREVAAAVTGLGRRALAVPADVAEVSQIEAMLGQTVTGLGRLDILVNNAGIIRPTPFGQVTERDWDETFAVNARGLFFCMQAAAPLLARQGGGVIINLASIAGRGAPTLSPPYAASKAAVISLTQQSARALASQGVRVNAICPGIVNTEFNWRLDELIGVQRQGLPKGEFLRQRAATVPLGRLAEPEEVAAMVVFLASPAAAYVTGQAVTVDGGFLMY; from the coding sequence GTGACCGGGGAGCTCGCCGGCCGGTCGGCTCTCGTCACCGGGGCCGGACAGGGCATCGGCCGGGCCGTCGCCCTCGCCCTGGCCCGGGCGGGCGCCGACGTCGCGGTCAACGACATCATGCCGGAGGCGGCGCGTGAGGTCGCGGCGGCGGTGACGGGGCTCGGCCGGCGGGCGCTCGCCGTCCCGGCGGATGTCGCGGAGGTGAGCCAGATCGAGGCGATGCTCGGGCAGACGGTGACGGGGCTCGGCCGGCTCGACATCCTGGTGAACAACGCCGGCATCATCCGGCCCACCCCTTTCGGACAGGTCACCGAGCGGGACTGGGACGAGACCTTCGCCGTCAATGCCCGGGGCCTCTTCTTCTGCATGCAGGCGGCGGCGCCGCTGCTGGCCCGGCAGGGCGGGGGCGTGATCATCAACCTCGCCTCGATCGCCGGCCGGGGCGCGCCCACCCTCTCGCCCCCCTACGCCGCCAGCAAGGCGGCCGTGATCAGCCTGACGCAGCAGAGCGCCCGGGCGCTGGCCAGTCAGGGGGTGCGGGTCAACGCGATCTGTCCCGGGATCGTCAACACCGAGTTCAACTGGCGCCTCGACGAGCTGATCGGGGTCCAGCGGCAGGGCCTGCCCAAGGGCGAGTTCCTCCGCCAGCGAGCCGCCACGGTCCCCCTGGGCCGGCTGGCCGAGCCGGAGGAGGTGGCGGCGATGGTCGTCTTCCTGGCCTCGCCGGCCGCGGCCTACGTCACGGGTCAGGCGGTCACCGTCGACGGCGGCTTCCTCATGTACTGA